A window of the Aquimarina spinulae genome harbors these coding sequences:
- a CDS encoding DUF1801 domain-containing protein, translating to MNTNDQFYYEKQEPNKSCLLAMRSIILNHDKDVTETRKYGMPCFCYKGKMFCYIWVDKKTDEPYFLMVEGKHLDHPQLETGDRARMKIFRIDPNKDLPVTTIKLILNQALDVYKNGTILIVRK from the coding sequence ATGAATACTAACGATCAATTTTATTACGAAAAGCAAGAACCCAATAAAAGCTGTTTGTTGGCTATGCGCAGTATTATTCTTAATCATGATAAAGATGTTACCGAAACACGTAAATATGGGATGCCGTGTTTTTGTTATAAAGGAAAAATGTTCTGTTACATATGGGTTGATAAAAAAACCGATGAACCCTATTTCCTTATGGTAGAAGGAAAACATCTGGATCATCCTCAATTAGAAACAGGTGATCGTGCAAGAATGAAAATTTTTAGAATAGACCCAAACAAAGATTTACCTGTAACGACAATCAAGTTAATTTTAAATCAGGCATTAGATGTATATAAAAACGGGACCATTCTAATTGTCAGGAAGTAA